The DNA sequence AATGTATGCAGGTCCGCTTCCAGCGAGGCCCGTTACAGCATCAATTTTATCTTCTGGAACGATGGTTACAGTACCTATGGCTTCAAACAGTGTAGCTGTTAGTTTTAGCTGGTCTTGGCTTGCATGCTCCCCAGCAGTGATAGCAGAGGCAGAGGCGCCTACTTTTGCAGATGTGTTTGGCATTGTTCTTATAACGCCGCCCTCATGACCAAGCAATTCACTAATGTGCTTTGTTGAAATTCCAGCTAAGACGGAGATGAATAACTGCTGTTCAGATGTAAATGAGCGGATTTCAGCAATTCCTTCTGCAACATGTACTGGCTTCATTGCCAATACAATAACATCTGCCTCAGACACCGCTGTTGCTTTATCGGATGTCGTTTGAATTCGATATTCTTGTTCTAAATAAGATAGTCGTTCCTGATTGGACTTATTTGTTGCGATAATTTGATCTGGAGTGAGTAATTCGTTTGCGAGAAGGCCTGCAATGATCGATTCTGCCATAGAGCCGGCCCCAACAAACGCAATTTTTTTATTTGATAACATATTTACACCTATCCTTTGATTTGTCCTGTGCCACGAATAATGTATTTTGTGGATGTTAAAGCAGGCAGTCCCATTGGTCCGCGGGCATGAAGCTTTTGCGTACTAATGCCGATTTCAGCGCCAAAACCAAATTCAAATCCATCTGTAAAACGAGTTGAAGCATTATGATAAACAGCTGCAGCATCAACGTAGTTAAAGAACGTGACTACACTTTGGTCGTCTTCAGAAATAATCGCTTCTGAATGCTTTGTACCGTATGTTTGAATGTGAGAAATCGCCTCTTCG is a window from the Bacillus alkalicellulosilyticus genome containing:
- the proC gene encoding pyrroline-5-carboxylate reductase, yielding MLSNKKIAFVGAGSMAESIIAGLLANELLTPDQIIATNKSNQERLSYLEQEYRIQTTSDKATAVSEADVIVLAMKPVHVAEGIAEIRSFTSEQQLFISVLAGISTKHISELLGHEGGVIRTMPNTSAKVGASASAITAGEHASQDQLKLTATLFEAIGTVTIVPEDKIDAVTGLAGSGPAYIYYLVEAMEQAASEIGLEKEEANQLIVQTLAGASKRLQSTSKTAVELYKEVMSPGGTTEAGLKVLAENDFQETMKKAILRAVERSKELGN